From Caretta caretta isolate rCarCar2 chromosome 3, rCarCar1.hap1, whole genome shotgun sequence, a single genomic window includes:
- the PREPL gene encoding prolyl endopeptidase-like isoform X5, with translation MEQHRLTRAHCATEILFLQGSFEIRAGELESNFSKIYGYSRKNQEEIRSNVQQVYIWHEQPSDEGSVETLLSTEDLGFHDAIIQRIRISPDQRYMATSIKSSNSEESSCIVTKLEKLPMVEYIIPNVFSFEWATNDVLFYTSQKNLVCHKVFLATFANRKRAEIVYTEQDPRFFVDIYCTKDRRFLTINSNSKTSSEVWLVDCNDPFNSPILVQQRTKGVIYHVEHRNDELYVLTTYGEPAEYKLMKTPVGSYGMENWQLVYTLQEKTKLIDLEMFRDHCVMFVKRYGHLYLNVISLVSHSVQSIKLPAWACAFESEPHPEYNASTCYFQLTSPVQPPKRFAYTLAENHLVEQEAPITINCHTVRLEAKSKDEILVPITVFYNTNSKELHRKPLLVHVYGAYGIDLNMSFKAENLMLIEDGWILAYCHVRGGGELGLSWHKDGCMHNKLKGLHDLKACIMLLHELGFSQPKYTALTGSSAGGVLAGALCNADPYLIRAIVLQAPFLDVLNTMLDTDLPLTIEEQEEWGNPLADEKYMECIKSYCPYHNIKPQAYPSVLITAYENDQRIPLIGLLRYVHKLRKAERDHARSMNKKGNLIPNIILNVQAGGSHCAPLWEDSLNEVTSHLAFLYKEFGLERE, from the exons ATGGAACAACACAGACTCACGAGGGCACACTGTGCCACGGAGATTCTTTTCCTGCAAG GATCTTTTGAAATCAGAGCAGGAGAACTGGAAAGTAACTTCAGCAAGATATATGGATACAGCAGAAAGAATCAAGAAGAAATTAGAAGTAATGTACAACAAGTATACATTTGGCATGAGCAGCCCAGTG ATGAAGGAAGTGTTGAGACGTTACTCAGTACTGAAGATCTTGGTTTTCATGATGCGATTATTCAGCGCATCAGAATTTCCCCAGATCAGAGGTATATGGCTACCAGCATAAAAAGCTCAAATTCTGAAGAGTCAAGCTGTATTGTTACGAAACTTGAGAAGTTACCAATGGTGGAATATATTATCCCAAATGTGTTTAGTTTTg AATGGGCTACAAATGATGTTCTGTTCTACACCAGTCAGAAGAACCTTGTATGCCATAAGGTGTTTCTGGCCACTTTCGCTAATAGAAAACGTGCTGAGATAGTTTATACAGAACAAGATCCAAG attttttgtGGATATATATTGCACAAAAGACAGACGTTTTCTCACCATCAACAGTAACAGCAAGACTAGTTCCGAAGTTTGGTTGGTTGACTGTAACGATCCATTTAATTCACCTATTCTCGTACAACAGAGAACCAAAGGGGTCATTTATCATGTTGAGCACAGAAATGATGAATTATACGTTCTTACTACTTACGGAGAACCTGCGGAATACAAG tTGATGAAGACTCCAGTTGGTTCCTATGGTATGGAGAACTGGCAATTGGTTTACACGTTGCAAGAAAAGACTAAGCTAATAGACTTAGAGATGTTCAGAGATCACTGTGTGATGTTTGTGAAACGCTATGGTCATCTTTATTTAAATGTGATTTCTCTTGTTTCTCATTCTGTTCAGTCTATTAAG TTACCTGCATGGGCCTGTGCATTTGAGTCAGAACCCCATCCTGAGTACAATGCCAGCACTTGCTATTTTCAGCTCACCTCCCCAGTACAACCCCCTAAACGTTTTGCATATACGTTGGCAGAAAATCATCTCGTTGAGCAGGAGGCACCAATTACAATTAATTGCCACACTGTACGGTTAGAAGCTAAGAGCAAG GATGAAATTTTGGTGCCAATTACAGTTTTTTATAATACAAATTCTAAAGAGCTACACAGGAAACCACTTCTGGTTCATGTATATGGAGCTTATGGCATagatttgaacatgagctttaaAGCTGAGAATCTGATGCTAATTGAAGATGGTTGGATATTAGCATATTGCCATGTTAG GGGTGGCGGAGAGTTAGGCCTGAGCTGGCATAAAGATGGATGTATGCATAATAAACTCAAAGGTCTCCACGACCTTAAGGCTTGTATAATGCTCTTGCATGAACTAGGATTTTCTCAGCCAAAGTATACAGCACTAACAGGTAGCAGTGCAGGAGGAGTTCTTGCAGGAGCTCTGTGCAATGCTGATCCTTACCTCATCAGAGCCATAGTTTTACAG gccCCTTTCCTAGATGTTCTAAATACAATGTTGGACACTGATCTCCCTCTGACAATTGAAGAACAGGAAGAATGGGGAAATCCATTAGCAGATGAAAAGTACATGGAATGCATTAAAAGTTACTGCCCTTATCATAATATTAAGCCACAG GCTTATCCTTCAGTTTTAATCACAGCATATGAAAATGATCAACGAATACCACTGATAGGATTGTTAAGATATGTTCATAAACTTAGAAAAGCAGAAAGGGATCATGCTAGAAGCATGAATAAGAAAG gAAACCTGATACCTAATATCATCTTAAATGTTCAGGCAGGAGGCAGTCATTGTGCTCCATTGTGGGAGGATTCATTAAATGAG GTTACAAGCCACCTTGCTTTTCTATACAAAGAATTTGGACTTGAGAGAGAATAA
- the PREPL gene encoding prolyl endopeptidase-like isoform X3, with amino-acid sequence MHRTVKSFLRTLKFSVGCFRYYFNRNYDPVIALCSQIKVQEFQFTKCLGNSWNNTDSRGHTVPRRFFSCKIRFGDSVYFEENGCIFRSKAGVDEGSVETLLSTEDLGFHDAIIQRIRISPDQRYMATSIKSSNSEESSCIVTKLEKLPMVEYIIPNVFSFEWATNDVLFYTSQKNLVCHKVFLATFANRKRAEIVYTEQDPRFFVDIYCTKDRRFLTINSNSKTSSEVWLVDCNDPFNSPILVQQRTKGVIYHVEHRNDELYVLTTYGEPAEYKLMKTPVGSYGMENWQLVYTLQEKTKLIDLEMFRDHCVMFVKRYGHLYLNVISLVSHSVQSIKLPAWACAFESEPHPEYNASTCYFQLTSPVQPPKRFAYTLAENHLVEQEAPITINCHTVRLEAKSKDEILVPITVFYNTNSKELHRKPLLVHVYGAYGIDLNMSFKAENLMLIEDGWILAYCHVRGGGELGLSWHKDGCMHNKLKGLHDLKACIMLLHELGFSQPKYTALTGSSAGGVLAGALCNADPYLIRAIVLQAPFLDVLNTMLDTDLPLTIEEQEEWGNPLADEKYMECIKSYCPYHNIKPQAYPSVLITAYENDQRIPLIGLLRYVHKLRKAERDHARSMNKKGNLIPNIILNVQAGGSHCAPLWEDSLNEVTSHLAFLYKEFGLERE; translated from the exons ATGCATCGGACTGTGAAATCTTTTCTCCGGACTCTGAAGTTCAGTGTTGGTTGCTTCCGATACTACTTTAACCGTAACTATGATCCGGTAATAGCGCTTTGCAGTCAAATAAAAGTCCAAGAATTTCAGTTTACAAAGTGTTTGGGAAATTCATGGAACAACACAGACTCACGAGGGCACACTGTGCCACGGAGATTCTTTTCCTGCAAG ATTAGGTTTGGGGATTCTGTTTACTTTGAAGAAAATGGCTGCATATTTCGTTCAAAAGCAGGTGTTG ATGAAGGAAGTGTTGAGACGTTACTCAGTACTGAAGATCTTGGTTTTCATGATGCGATTATTCAGCGCATCAGAATTTCCCCAGATCAGAGGTATATGGCTACCAGCATAAAAAGCTCAAATTCTGAAGAGTCAAGCTGTATTGTTACGAAACTTGAGAAGTTACCAATGGTGGAATATATTATCCCAAATGTGTTTAGTTTTg AATGGGCTACAAATGATGTTCTGTTCTACACCAGTCAGAAGAACCTTGTATGCCATAAGGTGTTTCTGGCCACTTTCGCTAATAGAAAACGTGCTGAGATAGTTTATACAGAACAAGATCCAAG attttttgtGGATATATATTGCACAAAAGACAGACGTTTTCTCACCATCAACAGTAACAGCAAGACTAGTTCCGAAGTTTGGTTGGTTGACTGTAACGATCCATTTAATTCACCTATTCTCGTACAACAGAGAACCAAAGGGGTCATTTATCATGTTGAGCACAGAAATGATGAATTATACGTTCTTACTACTTACGGAGAACCTGCGGAATACAAG tTGATGAAGACTCCAGTTGGTTCCTATGGTATGGAGAACTGGCAATTGGTTTACACGTTGCAAGAAAAGACTAAGCTAATAGACTTAGAGATGTTCAGAGATCACTGTGTGATGTTTGTGAAACGCTATGGTCATCTTTATTTAAATGTGATTTCTCTTGTTTCTCATTCTGTTCAGTCTATTAAG TTACCTGCATGGGCCTGTGCATTTGAGTCAGAACCCCATCCTGAGTACAATGCCAGCACTTGCTATTTTCAGCTCACCTCCCCAGTACAACCCCCTAAACGTTTTGCATATACGTTGGCAGAAAATCATCTCGTTGAGCAGGAGGCACCAATTACAATTAATTGCCACACTGTACGGTTAGAAGCTAAGAGCAAG GATGAAATTTTGGTGCCAATTACAGTTTTTTATAATACAAATTCTAAAGAGCTACACAGGAAACCACTTCTGGTTCATGTATATGGAGCTTATGGCATagatttgaacatgagctttaaAGCTGAGAATCTGATGCTAATTGAAGATGGTTGGATATTAGCATATTGCCATGTTAG GGGTGGCGGAGAGTTAGGCCTGAGCTGGCATAAAGATGGATGTATGCATAATAAACTCAAAGGTCTCCACGACCTTAAGGCTTGTATAATGCTCTTGCATGAACTAGGATTTTCTCAGCCAAAGTATACAGCACTAACAGGTAGCAGTGCAGGAGGAGTTCTTGCAGGAGCTCTGTGCAATGCTGATCCTTACCTCATCAGAGCCATAGTTTTACAG gccCCTTTCCTAGATGTTCTAAATACAATGTTGGACACTGATCTCCCTCTGACAATTGAAGAACAGGAAGAATGGGGAAATCCATTAGCAGATGAAAAGTACATGGAATGCATTAAAAGTTACTGCCCTTATCATAATATTAAGCCACAG GCTTATCCTTCAGTTTTAATCACAGCATATGAAAATGATCAACGAATACCACTGATAGGATTGTTAAGATATGTTCATAAACTTAGAAAAGCAGAAAGGGATCATGCTAGAAGCATGAATAAGAAAG gAAACCTGATACCTAATATCATCTTAAATGTTCAGGCAGGAGGCAGTCATTGTGCTCCATTGTGGGAGGATTCATTAAATGAG GTTACAAGCCACCTTGCTTTTCTATACAAAGAATTTGGACTTGAGAGAGAATAA